A genomic region of Trifolium pratense cultivar HEN17-A07 linkage group LG3, ARS_RC_1.1, whole genome shotgun sequence contains the following coding sequences:
- the LOC123917673 gene encoding uncharacterized protein LOC123917673, whose translation MSITASSRKPKWHHHPPPPPTPRILNFPRRPRRRLPSSSVPRRDNNMLGSLFDREKQAPPEVSINVPIRLLDRCEERRDRVVNESSGGGDRLEEEKWKFQAEMLRAECNLLRMEKEIAVKKLERTRSKMERTLRSAVHTLVSGRIKICEGKNIDRALDEEIHDLTEKLKKLQKRSTVKDFERRRRTSRNFDKQVSVLQKRLEKIGGPSDEIYPREFEEMENVSFSVKKNSRFDDSVVASGKLNVEILRRKMEGLSKGILLERMEEEYNSLLSTASSSLASSGSTSKRVEFQAPHQEKLSSEGNLCSGHCKTIVRRIVEQVRVETEQWSQMQKMLGQVREEMEELQASRDFWEDRALHSDSQIQSLHNSAQEWKQRALSSESKKDELEAKLSIVYGDLEKLRNEQNAVKGTKCSSNALDTQNEFEKHIVVFSSKENSSNVADNRKCSEVLRNGERKTHAANARGGLLVPKRPPFRDIRNNS comes from the exons ATGTCCATAACAGCATCATCAAGAAAACCCAAATGGCACCACCATCCACCACCTCCACCAACACCAAGAATCCTTAACTTTCCTCGTCGTCCTCGTCGGAGACTCCCTTCCTCCTCCGTCCCCCGGAGAGACAACAACATGTTGGGGAGTTTGTTTGATAGAGAGAAACAAGCACCTCCTGAAGTTTCTATCAATGTTCCAATAAGGTTGTTGGATCGTTGTGAGGAGAGAAGGGATAGGGTTGTTAATGAGAgtagtggtggtggtgatagGTTGGAAGAAGAGAAGTGGAAGTTTCAAGCGGAAATGTTGAGAGCAGAGTGTAATTTGTTGAGGATGGAGAAGGAGATTGCTGTTAAGAAGTTGGAAAGGACTCGTTCTAAGATGGAACGGACTCTAAGATCTGCTGTTCATACTCTTGTTTCT GGGAGAATAAAGATTTGTGAAGGAAAGAACATCGACCGGGCTTTGGATGAAGAAATTCATGACTTAACAGAGAAACTTAAGAAGTTGCAAAAGAGATCAACGGTCAAGGATTTTGAGAGAAGGAGGAGAACTAGCAGAAATTTCGACAAACAAGTTTCCGTTCTGCAGAAACGACTCGAGAAGATTGGAGGACCATCAGATGAGATATATCCGAGGGAGTTTGAAGAGATGGAAAATGTTAGCTTCtcagttaaaaaaaatagcagATTTGATGATAGTGTTGTTGCAAGTGGAAAATTGAAT GTAGAGATTCTGAGAAGAAAAATGGAGGGATTGTCAAAGGGAATATTATTAGAGAGAATGGAGGAAGAGTACAATTCACTTTTGTCTACTGCTAGTAGTTCTCTTGCAAGTTCTGGTTCAACTTCCAAGAGAGTTGAATTTCAAGCACCTCATCAG GAAAAATTGTCAAGTGAAGGGAACTTGTGTTCAGGACATTGCAAGACAATTGTAAGAAGAATTGTGGAGCAAGTTAGAGTTGAGACAGAGCAATGGTCCCAAATGCAGAAGATGTTAGGCCAGGTGAGGGAAGAGATGGAAGAACTACAAGCTTCACGAGATTTCTGGGAAGACCGCGCCTTGCATTCCGATTCTCAAATCCAATCTCTACACAATTCT GCACAAGAGTGGAAACAAAGAGCTCTTTCGTCCGAAAGTAAGAAAGATGAACTTGAAGCGAAACTTTCCATTGTTTATGGTGATCTCGAAAAGTTGAGGAATGAACAAAATGCAGTTAAGGGGACGAAATGTTCATCGAATGCATTGGACACGCAGAACGAGTTCGAGAAGCATATAGTAGTTTTCAGCTCAAAGGAAAATAGCAGTAATGTTGCAGACAACAGAAAATGTAGCGAGGTATTAAGGAATGGAGAAAGAAAAACACATGCTGCTAATGCCAGAGGTGGATTACTAGTTCCAAAGCGACCACCATTTCGAGATATTAGGAACAACTCATAG
- the LOC123914850 gene encoding disease resistance protein RPV1-like translates to MELIVMHILIPFRSDMNEYEHTLIGDIVQAVSNKMKRTPLHVVDYPVGLKSRVSNVNSLLNEACNDEVCMIGIHGTGGIGKSTLARAVYNFIADQFECLCFLHNVRENSAKHGLEHLQEQLLYKTIRLKVKIGGVNEGIGIIKERLRRKKVLLILDDVDELKQLKFLAGGFDWFGRNSRVIITTRDKSLLTCHGIERIYEVEGLNRGESLELFKQVAFKTKKVDSINDDIVNRAISYASGLPLAINVIGSNLVGTPIAEWESTLDKYKRIPLDDIQNILKVSFDGLDEEQKNLFLDIACFFKGFHLGQIRANYDHCMKHDVGVLVDKSLIKIHQFGDVILHLLSTI, encoded by the coding sequence ATGGAATTGATTGTGATGCATATACTCATACCTTTCAGATCAGACATGAATGAATATGAACACACGCTTATTGGAGATATAGTTCAAGCTGTTTCCAATAAGATGAAGCGAACTCCTTTACATGTTGTTGATTACCCTGTTGGACTCAAGTCTCGAGTAAGTAACGTGAACTCACTTCTGAATGAGGCTTGTAATGATGAAGTTTGCATGATTGGGATTCATGGAACAGGAGGAATTGGTAAATCAACACTTGCTCGAGcagtttataattttattgCTGATCAATTTGAGTGTTTGTGTTTCCTGCACAATGTGAGAGAAAATTCAGCGAAACATGGTTTGGAACATCTCCAAGAGCAACTCCTTTACAAAACAATCAGATTGAAAGTGAAGATAGGAGGTGTCAATGAAGGAATTGGAATCATTAAAGAACGGCTACGTCGAAAGAAGGTCTTATTGATTCTCGATGACGTTGATGAGTTGAAGCAGCTAAAATTTTTGGCCGGAGGATTTGATTGGTTTGGTCGTAACAGCAGAGTCATCATTACCACTCGAGACAAAAGTTTGTTAACATGTCATGGGATTGAAAGAATATATGAAGTAGAAGGCTTAAATCGTGGTGAATCTCTTGAACTGTTTAAGCAGGTGGCTTTTAAAACTAAGAAAGTTGATTCAATTAATGATGATATTGTCAACCGTGCAATTAGTTATGCTTCTGGCCTTCCATTAGCTATAAATGTCATAGGTTCCAATTTGGTAGGAACGCCTATAGCAGAATGGGAATCTACATTAGATAAATACAAAAGGATTCCTCTTGATGATATCCAAAATATACTAAAAGTTAGCTTTGATGGTTTGGATGAAGAACAGAAAAATCTCTTTCTAGATATTGCATGTTTCTTTAAAGGGTTTCATTTGGGACAAATTCGTGCTAATTACGATCATTGCATGAAACATGATGTTGGAGTGTTGGTTGATAAATCTCTCATAAAGATTCATCAATTTGGTGATGTGATATTACATCTactatctactatataa